From a single Lewinella sp. LCG006 genomic region:
- the secG gene encoding preprotein translocase subunit SecG, with translation MITGLTILTALVCLLLMGAVLIQNPKGGGIDSTFGGSSANQVFGAAKSTDFIEKVTWYLAIALFALCIITSLVADSSATDAMGL, from the coding sequence ATGATCACCGGCTTGACAATTCTGACCGCTCTGGTATGCTTGTTGCTGATGGGAGCCGTTCTCATTCAAAACCCCAAAGGAGGTGGAATTGATTCTACTTTCGGTGGTAGTTCAGCTAACCAAGTATTCGGTGCTGCGAAGTCTACGGACTTTATCGAAAAGGTTACCTGGTACTTGGCCATTGCACTGTTCGCGCTGTGCATTATCACTTCATTGGTAGCAGATAGCTCTGCCACTGATGCGATGGGCCTCTAA
- the groES gene encoding co-chaperone GroES produces the protein MKPINDRVVIKPATAEETTKGGIIIPDTAKEKPQRGEVVAVGPGKDGNLMTVQVGDVVLYGKYAGQEINFEGEDYLIMREDDVLIIL, from the coding sequence ATGAAGCCCATCAACGACCGAGTAGTGATCAAGCCGGCTACGGCGGAAGAAACCACGAAGGGTGGTATCATTATTCCGGATACAGCCAAGGAAAAGCCACAGCGCGGCGAGGTTGTAGCAGTTGGTCCTGGTAAGGACGGCAACTTAATGACAGTACAAGTCGGCGATGTCGTACTTTACGGCAAATACGCTGGCCAGGAAATCAACTTCGAAGGAGAGGACTACCTCATCATGCGCGAAGACGACGTCCTGATCATTCTGTAG